One Ricinus communis isolate WT05 ecotype wild-type chromosome 1, ASM1957865v1, whole genome shotgun sequence DNA window includes the following coding sequences:
- the LOC8259904 gene encoding serine/threonine-protein kinase CDG1 isoform X2: protein MVRKRRESKQTAIVVLEGIKVSTEHTGIAPLCKAVHEVANPDDEIIVLTLLSVRNTSEPSSSNTGAVGGANVRQWNQSREADSYIRLLREEISQRKENYLRIFRPFYYSCKSNGVKFQVKIAAGFRPKDIIIEEANNVRPTWIVMDRCFARHLTFRVSGTDCHVSLVSDDEQLMVHNCLPSNDAPKNSSAGDVARNPKFPKLRKGSISAEVAQFPDSLPTVSNECQPILSSLPAIMCKESENQTFSEPSRNSESCLGAISQETSHVQQEKQDTISEKVDIFLRQPLQLTWEVIMEITQEFKSRICDGQSGNYMSYYGYLENHQSLVLVKRYKGDSVSILEAQMKAALFLHHKNILTLIGYYRSEQDVVLVFPFKIEGTLDKHLCDLTRKQWDLTFQDKMRIAIGIAQVIRYMHEECPRGPIAHGKLLSSNIFLTSDLQPMIAGFEHATWLQLKQESPAFNDRYQFGNCLDHGSTVLLKSDIFAFGVLLLRLFCKRSVPQDDKILIDWASPLLLDRAFHLLLDEDSGLDMHEVFRVMSAARMCTMSKPVSRPSITEVISILKGEDFCIIQSSPSDNSA from the exons ATGGTTCGGAAAAGAAGAGAGAGCAAGCAGACTGCTATAGTGGTCTTGGAAGGAATCAAGGTTTCCACTGAGCATACGGGGATAGCTCCTCTTTGCAAAGCTGTGCACGAAGTGGCTAATCCTGATGACGAAATTATAGTTCTCACCCTTCTTTCTGTCAGAAATACTTCAGAGCCATCATCATCCAACACAGGCGCCGTGGGCGGTGCGAATGTTCGTCAGTGGAATCAATCGCGTGAAGCAGATTCTTATATCAGGTTGCTACGTGAAGAGATCAGTCAGAGGAAGGAAAACTATTTACGGATTTTTCGACCATTTTACTATAGCTGCAAAAGCAATGGA GTAAAATTTCAGGTGAAGATTGCTGCAGGCTTTAGACCAAAGGATATCATAATTGAAGAGGCAAACAATGTCAGACCAACTTGGATTGTAATGGATAG GTGCTTTGCTAGACACTTGACTTTCCGGGTGAGTGGAACAGATTGCCATGTGTCTCTAGTGAGTGACGATGAGCAACTCATGGTTCATAATTGCCTGCCTTCAAATGATGCACCGAAAAATTCATCTGCCGGGGACGTTGCGCGCAATCCTAAATTTCCAAAGTTGAGGAAGGGATCAATATCGGCGGAGGTAGCTCAATTTCCTGACTCCCTTCCAACAGTTAGTAATGAATGCCAACCTATTTTGTCAAGTCTTCCTGCAATTATGTGCAAAGAAAGTGAAAATCAAACTTTTTCTGAGCCAAGCCGGAATAGCGAGTCATGTTTAGGGGCTATTTCACAAGAAACTAGCCATGTTCAGCAGGAAAAGCAGGATACAATCTCAGAAAAAGTCGATATCTTCTTAAGACAACCGTTGCAGCTAACCTGGGAAGTAATTATGGAAATAACACAAGAGTTTAAATCAAGGATTTGCGATGGCCAGAGCGGGAACTATATGTCCTATTATGGGTACCTAGAAAATCATCAATCTCTTGTTTTGGTAAAGAGATATAAAGGAGATTCTGTTAGCATTCTTGAAGCTCAAATGAAGGCAGCCCTCTTCCTGCACCATAAGAATATACTGACTTTGATAGGTTACTACAGAAGTGAACAGGATGTAGTCCTAGTTTTTCCCTTTAAAATAGAAGGGACATTAGACAAACATCTGTGCG ACTTGACAAGAAAACAATGGGATTTGACATTTCAAGATAAAATGAGGATAGCAATAGGAATTGCCCAAGTTATCCGATACATGCATGAAGAATGCCCTCGAGGCCCCATTGCTCATGGCAAATTACTGTCCAGCAACATTTTTTTGACGTCAGACTTGCAGCCGATG ATCGCTGGCTTTGAGCATGCTACATGGCTTCAACTTAAACAAGAGTCACCAGCTTTCAACGACAG GTACCAATTTGGGAATTGTTTGGATCATGGATCGACAGTACTGCTAAAATCAGACATTTTTGCCTTTGGAGTTCTTCTCTTAAGGCTGTTTTGCAAAAGATCAGTGCCTCAGGATGACAAAATCTTGATTGATTGG GCTAGCCCACTGTTGCTAGACAGAGCGTTCCATTTGTTACTGGATGAAGACTCTGGTTTAGACATGCACGAAGTTTTCAGGGTAATGTCTGCTGCAAGAATGTGCACAATGAGCAAGCCAGTTTCACGGCCTTCGATTACCGAA GTGATCTCCATTCTGAAAGGTGAAGATTTTTGCATCATACAATCATCACCATCAGACAACAGTGCATAA
- the LOC8259904 gene encoding serine/threonine-protein kinase CDG1 isoform X1 has protein sequence MVRKRRESKQTAIVVLEGIKVSTEHTGIAPLCKAVHEVANPDDEIIVLTLLSVRNTSEPSSSNTGAVGGANVRQWNQSREADSYIRLLREEISQRKENYLRIFRPFYYSCKSNGVKFQVKIAAGFRPKDIIIEEANNVRPTWIVMDRCFARHLTFRVSGTDCHVSLVSDDEQLMVHNCLPSNDAPKNSSAGDVARNPKFPKLRKGSISAEVAQFPDSLPTVSNECQPILSSLPAIMCKESENQTFSEPSRNSESCLGAISQETSHVQQEKQDTISEKVDIFLRQPLQLTWEVIMEITQEFKSRICDGQSGNYMSYYGYLENHQSLVLVKRYKGDSVSILEAQMKAALFLHHKNILTLIGYYRSEQDVVLVFPFKIEGTLDKHLCDLTRKQWDLTFQDKMRIAIGIAQVIRYMHEECPRGPIAHGKLLSSNIFLTSDLQPMIAGFEHATWLQLKQESPAFNDRYQFGNCLDHGSTVLLKSDIFAFGVLLLRLFCKRSVPQDDKILIDWASPLLLDRAFHLLLDEDSGLDMHEVFRVMSAARMCTMSKPVSRPSITEVKIFASYNHHHQTTVHKVDGISSLEVAAKIAGWVTTPKGPLDSP, from the exons ATGGTTCGGAAAAGAAGAGAGAGCAAGCAGACTGCTATAGTGGTCTTGGAAGGAATCAAGGTTTCCACTGAGCATACGGGGATAGCTCCTCTTTGCAAAGCTGTGCACGAAGTGGCTAATCCTGATGACGAAATTATAGTTCTCACCCTTCTTTCTGTCAGAAATACTTCAGAGCCATCATCATCCAACACAGGCGCCGTGGGCGGTGCGAATGTTCGTCAGTGGAATCAATCGCGTGAAGCAGATTCTTATATCAGGTTGCTACGTGAAGAGATCAGTCAGAGGAAGGAAAACTATTTACGGATTTTTCGACCATTTTACTATAGCTGCAAAAGCAATGGA GTAAAATTTCAGGTGAAGATTGCTGCAGGCTTTAGACCAAAGGATATCATAATTGAAGAGGCAAACAATGTCAGACCAACTTGGATTGTAATGGATAG GTGCTTTGCTAGACACTTGACTTTCCGGGTGAGTGGAACAGATTGCCATGTGTCTCTAGTGAGTGACGATGAGCAACTCATGGTTCATAATTGCCTGCCTTCAAATGATGCACCGAAAAATTCATCTGCCGGGGACGTTGCGCGCAATCCTAAATTTCCAAAGTTGAGGAAGGGATCAATATCGGCGGAGGTAGCTCAATTTCCTGACTCCCTTCCAACAGTTAGTAATGAATGCCAACCTATTTTGTCAAGTCTTCCTGCAATTATGTGCAAAGAAAGTGAAAATCAAACTTTTTCTGAGCCAAGCCGGAATAGCGAGTCATGTTTAGGGGCTATTTCACAAGAAACTAGCCATGTTCAGCAGGAAAAGCAGGATACAATCTCAGAAAAAGTCGATATCTTCTTAAGACAACCGTTGCAGCTAACCTGGGAAGTAATTATGGAAATAACACAAGAGTTTAAATCAAGGATTTGCGATGGCCAGAGCGGGAACTATATGTCCTATTATGGGTACCTAGAAAATCATCAATCTCTTGTTTTGGTAAAGAGATATAAAGGAGATTCTGTTAGCATTCTTGAAGCTCAAATGAAGGCAGCCCTCTTCCTGCACCATAAGAATATACTGACTTTGATAGGTTACTACAGAAGTGAACAGGATGTAGTCCTAGTTTTTCCCTTTAAAATAGAAGGGACATTAGACAAACATCTGTGCG ACTTGACAAGAAAACAATGGGATTTGACATTTCAAGATAAAATGAGGATAGCAATAGGAATTGCCCAAGTTATCCGATACATGCATGAAGAATGCCCTCGAGGCCCCATTGCTCATGGCAAATTACTGTCCAGCAACATTTTTTTGACGTCAGACTTGCAGCCGATG ATCGCTGGCTTTGAGCATGCTACATGGCTTCAACTTAAACAAGAGTCACCAGCTTTCAACGACAG GTACCAATTTGGGAATTGTTTGGATCATGGATCGACAGTACTGCTAAAATCAGACATTTTTGCCTTTGGAGTTCTTCTCTTAAGGCTGTTTTGCAAAAGATCAGTGCCTCAGGATGACAAAATCTTGATTGATTGG GCTAGCCCACTGTTGCTAGACAGAGCGTTCCATTTGTTACTGGATGAAGACTCTGGTTTAGACATGCACGAAGTTTTCAGGGTAATGTCTGCTGCAAGAATGTGCACAATGAGCAAGCCAGTTTCACGGCCTTCGATTACCGAA GTGAAGATTTTTGCATCATACAATCATCACCATCAGACAACAGTGCATAAAGTGGATGGGATTAGTTCATTGGAAGTCGCAGCCAAGATTGCTGGATGGGTCACTACTCCAAAAGGACCTTTAGACAGTCCTTAA